One genomic region from Patescibacteria group bacterium encodes:
- a CDS encoding histidine phosphatase family protein yields MDKLIIVRHGDYDSGAHLSNLGCEQMKALAEKLKTVVNGSSVCILTSPIGRALESAEILNSVFNVGCEQHKVLWSESRHPEDFPVALDLVRSHKDRAEVLILVTHYEYAEGFPRYFAKEELDVQLRSESIQKGEALVIDCQQKTWSHIS; encoded by the coding sequence GTGGATAAGCTTATCATTGTAAGACATGGCGATTACGATAGCGGAGCTCATCTCAGTAATCTCGGTTGTGAACAGATGAAAGCACTCGCCGAGAAATTAAAAACCGTAGTAAATGGGTCGTCGGTTTGTATTCTCACTTCGCCAATCGGTCGTGCCCTTGAGAGCGCAGAGATTCTCAATTCTGTTTTTAATGTCGGTTGCGAACAACATAAGGTTCTTTGGTCCGAGAGTCGCCATCCAGAGGATTTTCCCGTGGCTCTTGACCTCGTTCGGTCTCACAAAGATAGGGCCGAGGTGCTTATTCTTGTTACTCATTATGAGTACGCTGAGGGTTTCCCTAGGTATTTCGCCAAGGAAGAGCTTGATGTTCAGTTGCGTTCGGAATCAATCCAAAAGGGAGAAGCACTGGTTATTGACTGTCAGCAAAAGACCTGGTCCCATATCTCCTGA
- a CDS encoding HD domain-containing protein, producing the protein MDIVQEIKNFVENECKKPSSKYGYEPFIFHFIPVINYVEKLADELGGDKEVMLIAAWLHDIGSIIYGRENHHLTGAKIAEEKLKELGYPAEKIELVKKCILNHRGSQQNSRESIEEQILAEADVMNNFDNIAGIFKAAFVYENLDQGEAKIAARKKLENKWKQLHFDKSKEIIRPKYEAAMLLLK; encoded by the coding sequence ATGGATATTGTCCAGGAAATTAAAAATTTTGTTGAGAATGAGTGTAAAAAACCAAGCAGTAAATATGGCTACGAGCCCTTTATTTTTCATTTTATACCAGTTATCAACTATGTAGAAAAATTAGCAGATGAATTAGGGGGTGATAAAGAGGTTATGTTGATTGCCGCGTGGTTGCATGATATAGGTTCCATAATTTATGGCCGTGAAAACCATCACCTGACCGGCGCTAAAATTGCGGAAGAAAAATTAAAAGAACTCGGGTATCCTGCTGAAAAAATTGAGTTGGTTAAAAAGTGCATTCTTAATCATCGGGGTTCCCAGCAAAATTCCCGTGAAAGTATTGAAGAACAAATTCTGGCCGAAGCCGATGTTATGAATAATTTTGATAATATCGCCGGAATTTTCAAAGCGGCCTTTGTTTATGAAAATCTGGACCAAGGTGAGGCAAAAATAGCTGCCAGAAAAAAATTGGAAAATAAATGGAAACAATTACATTTTGATAAGTCCAAAGAAATTATCAGGCCTAAATATGAGGCGGCGATGTTATTGTTGAAATAA
- a CDS encoding Fic family protein, which translates to MTYLSPIIKARLEEKLAKLNKLRPLPKSAVQKLREKFQIEMTYNSNAIEGNSLTLKETFLVINEGITIKGKPLKDHLEAKDHQAALEYLYDLVDKDKKRTISEMLIRNLHQIITQETDKEWAGRYRNANVIIGGAKHTPPDALQVPQKMRDLINWLNAQKNKIGVVELTALLHHKLVHIHPFFDGNGRTARLTMNLLLMQAGYPLVIILKNDRKKYYDVLEKADSGKYEPLVKFIAQSIERSLDIYLKTLTPSTQKQEKFVPLAEISKTTPFSAKYLNLLARQGKLEAYKEGRNWLTSKETTERYLKNRTRQRKN; encoded by the coding sequence ATGACTTACCTATCGCCAATAATAAAAGCTCGACTGGAAGAAAAACTAGCCAAACTCAACAAACTTCGTCCCCTACCGAAATCTGCGGTACAAAAACTTCGAGAAAAGTTTCAAATTGAAATGACCTACAACTCAAATGCTATTGAAGGAAACTCTTTAACTTTAAAAGAGACCTTTTTAGTTATCAACGAGGGCATAACTATAAAAGGAAAGCCCTTAAAAGACCATTTGGAGGCCAAAGACCATCAAGCCGCGTTGGAATATTTGTACGACCTGGTAGATAAGGATAAAAAGCGCACTATCTCTGAAATGCTCATACGAAATTTGCATCAAATTATTACTCAAGAAACGGACAAAGAGTGGGCTGGCCGATACAGAAACGCCAATGTAATTATCGGCGGAGCAAAACACACGCCACCAGACGCCTTGCAAGTGCCACAAAAAATGAGGGATTTAATTAATTGGCTCAATGCGCAAAAGAATAAGATTGGCGTTGTTGAGCTGACTGCTTTGCTCCATCACAAATTAGTACACATTCACCCATTTTTTGACGGTAACGGCAGAACGGCACGACTAACTATGAATTTACTATTGATGCAAGCCGGCTATCCGTTGGTGATTATATTGAAGAATGACCGCAAAAAATATTATGACGTGCTGGAAAAGGCAGACAGCGGTAAGTATGAACCACTGGTAAAATTTATCGCTCAATCCATTGAGCGCTCTCTTGATATTTACCTCAAAACTTTAACTCCTTCAACCCAAAAACAGGAGAAATTTGTACCACTAGCTGAAATATCTAAAACCACACCTTTTTCTGCCAAATATCTAAACTTGTTGGCTAGACAGGGAAAATTAGAAGCATATAAAGAAGGTAGAAATTGGTTAACGTCAAAAGAAACTACTGAGCGGTATCTGAAAAATAGAACTCGGCAAAGAAAAAACTAA
- a CDS encoding caspase family protein: MAIYGNFIGIDKHIDPNIRDLTGARKDATALFSLFSDTIADMQASLLVDENATIEAIQSMLAETLNKAGEEDAVIISFSGHGTHAHQLVTYNTALANLEKSTISVEEIANLFKSSKAKTILFVLDCCFSGGAPAKVLENSPIPRDPGNTFKQFTGEGRILIAASDVNQLAYETPGSGHGLLTKALIDILQDGGTQIDVVSIVSKVMEHVNAEANRLGITQTPVLFGSIKGGFKIPVLKKGKNYFKYFPEAVGTKITKAIKDLKIFGIPQNILNIWESNFKDGLNDLQLLAVNEKRIFENNSLVVVAPTSSGKTFIGELAATKAITEGRKTVFLFPYRALTSEKYEQFEELYGKELGMRIVRCTGDYVDQTKPFVSGKYDIALLTYEMFLNLAIGNPWVLNNIGLIVIDEAQFIADPNRGIVVELLLTYLLTSREKGIQPQVIALSAVIGGINDLDKWLQCDKLVTTNRPVPLIEGVIDRSGTYEFIDKDGNRKTEQLLQPHEIQQRRDQPSAQDVIVPLVKKILLTNENEKIIVFRNMRGNSEGVANYLANDLHLPPALDALSKLPNQDLSSTSEKLRQCLQGGTAFHNTNLSREEKNIVEQFYRNPKSKVRVLGATTTVAAGINTPASTVIIAEQEFLGEDGRNFTVAEYKNMAGRAGRVGFHEEGKSIIYAKTSYDRERLFNSYVVGELEKLTSSFDPNHIETWIIRLLAQINQIPKNEIPRLLANTYGGYLATKANPNWHAEINQRVTDLLGQMIQLQLIEQEGLLVQLTLLGRACGRSALSFPSAMRLVEMLKKEDPKKLNAEGLMILIQALPDLDRIYTPVMKRGTKESSRQQEAVQKYGSDRVRALQNFVPDQFSYYARCKRAAILFDWIHGAPVETIETNYSTTPYQGKIGYGDIIKFADGTRFYLRSAYEISNVMFLGGGLSEEEMEKLLKQLEVGIPTEALDLLEAGLNLERGEYLVLFKEGIISSTELLKITEENAIKIFGPSSLERWKTAKQKVK, from the coding sequence ATGGCAATATACGGAAATTTTATAGGAATCGATAAACACATCGACCCCAACATTCGAGACCTAACAGGTGCACGCAAAGATGCAACCGCACTCTTCTCGCTCTTTAGCGATACTATAGCGGACATGCAGGCGAGTTTATTGGTTGATGAAAATGCTACCATAGAAGCCATTCAATCAATGCTCGCAGAGACATTGAACAAAGCAGGAGAAGAAGATGCTGTAATAATATCTTTTTCTGGTCATGGCACACATGCTCACCAACTTGTAACATACAATACGGCTTTAGCTAATTTGGAAAAATCCACAATATCAGTTGAAGAAATTGCTAATCTATTTAAGTCTTCTAAAGCAAAGACGATATTATTTGTACTTGATTGCTGTTTTAGCGGCGGAGCACCAGCAAAAGTACTTGAAAATAGCCCTATACCGAGGGATCCAGGTAATACTTTCAAACAATTTACTGGGGAAGGAAGAATTCTAATAGCAGCCTCGGATGTAAATCAATTGGCCTATGAAACTCCTGGCAGTGGTCATGGCCTCTTAACAAAAGCACTAATAGACATTTTACAGGATGGTGGTACACAAATCGATGTGGTGAGTATTGTTTCTAAAGTAATGGAGCATGTAAATGCTGAAGCGAATCGATTAGGTATAACGCAAACGCCCGTTTTATTTGGCTCAATAAAAGGTGGATTTAAAATACCAGTCCTCAAAAAAGGTAAAAACTATTTTAAGTATTTTCCAGAAGCAGTAGGTACTAAAATTACAAAAGCAATTAAAGATCTTAAAATTTTTGGAATCCCTCAAAATATCCTTAATATATGGGAATCAAATTTTAAGGATGGCCTCAACGATTTACAACTTCTGGCAGTTAACGAAAAGCGCATTTTCGAAAATAATTCTTTGGTAGTAGTAGCGCCTACAAGCTCTGGTAAAACCTTCATTGGCGAATTAGCAGCTACAAAAGCCATTACCGAAGGAAGAAAAACTGTTTTCCTGTTTCCATATCGCGCATTAACAAGCGAAAAATACGAACAATTTGAAGAATTATACGGAAAGGAACTCGGTATGCGTATAGTGCGATGTACTGGTGACTATGTTGACCAGACAAAACCATTCGTAAGCGGGAAATATGACATAGCACTTTTAACCTACGAAATGTTTTTAAATCTTGCCATTGGCAATCCGTGGGTTCTAAACAATATCGGGTTAATTGTAATTGATGAAGCGCAATTTATTGCAGATCCGAATAGGGGGATAGTTGTAGAGTTGTTATTAACCTATTTACTAACTAGTCGCGAAAAGGGAATACAGCCACAAGTCATAGCTTTATCAGCTGTAATCGGGGGAATTAATGACCTAGATAAATGGTTGCAATGCGATAAATTGGTAACCACTAATCGCCCCGTTCCTTTAATAGAGGGAGTAATAGACAGAAGTGGTACCTATGAATTTATTGATAAGGATGGCAACAGAAAAACAGAACAGTTACTCCAGCCCCACGAAATACAACAAAGACGTGATCAACCAAGCGCGCAGGATGTTATCGTGCCTCTGGTGAAAAAAATATTACTCACCAACGAAAATGAAAAAATTATTGTTTTCAGAAACATGCGAGGCAATTCAGAAGGTGTTGCAAATTATCTGGCCAACGATCTTCACCTGCCGCCAGCACTTGATGCGCTTTCGAAATTACCAAATCAGGATTTATCATCAACATCAGAGAAGTTAAGACAATGTCTTCAAGGAGGTACTGCATTTCACAATACAAACTTGAGTCGTGAAGAAAAAAATATTGTTGAACAATTCTACCGTAATCCAAAAAGCAAAGTTCGTGTTTTAGGCGCAACAACAACGGTAGCAGCAGGGATTAACACACCTGCATCAACAGTAATTATCGCAGAGCAAGAATTTTTGGGTGAAGATGGACGCAATTTCACAGTAGCAGAATATAAAAACATGGCTGGCCGTGCCGGTAGAGTTGGTTTCCACGAAGAAGGTAAATCAATAATTTACGCAAAAACAAGCTACGATAGAGAACGTTTATTTAACAGCTACGTTGTAGGCGAATTAGAGAAGTTAACTTCATCATTTGATCCTAATCATATAGAAACTTGGATCATTCGGTTGCTCGCCCAAATTAATCAAATTCCAAAAAATGAAATACCGAGGTTGTTGGCAAATACATATGGCGGCTACTTAGCAACCAAAGCAAATCCTAATTGGCACGCTGAAATTAACCAAAGAGTTACGGATCTTCTTGGCCAAATGATCCAATTACAACTTATTGAACAAGAAGGCCTCTTGGTCCAATTAACGTTACTTGGCAGGGCATGCGGGCGTTCAGCATTATCCTTTCCATCTGCGATGAGACTGGTAGAAATGCTAAAAAAAGAAGATCCTAAAAAACTCAATGCTGAAGGACTGATGATCCTGATACAGGCGTTACCAGATTTAGACAGAATTTACACACCAGTAATGAAGCGTGGAACAAAAGAAAGTAGTAGACAACAAGAAGCTGTCCAAAAATATGGTAGTGACAGAGTGCGTGCACTACAAAATTTTGTACCTGATCAATTTAGTTACTACGCAAGATGTAAACGAGCGGCAATTTTATTCGACTGGATTCATGGGGCACCAGTAGAAACAATTGAAACGAATTATTCCACAACACCTTATCAAGGTAAAATTGGGTATGGTGATATTATTAAATTTGCAGATGGAACACGTTTTTATCTTAGGTCAGCATATGAAATTTCCAACGTGATGTTCTTAGGTGGGGGGTTGAGTGAGGAAGAAATGGAAAAACTCTTAAAACAACTTGAAGTTGGCATACCAACCGAAGCTCTTGATTTACTTGAAGCAGGATTGAATCTAGAAAGAGGTGAATATTTAGTTCTATTTAAAGAAGGTATTATTTCAAGTACTGAGCTTCTAAAAATAACAGAGGAAAATGCTATTAAAATCTTTGGACCAAGTAGTTTGGAGAGATGGAAAACAGCAAAACAGAAAGTAAAATAA
- a CDS encoding tyrosine-type recombinase/integrase, giving the protein MNTHYRPSRDPIILLKQEMKLRGFSDKTIKSYIHYINDCLRFAGTDPRSASQKDVRAYLEYLADENLSASTINTAYSALLFYFGKILNRNFFVKIPRIKKEKHLPVVLSHEEINRMIGLSVNPKHRCILSLLYGTGVRVSELTHIKMCDIDLDRMVLRIYQGKGKKDRLTILPATLKKILSQQQGLKTSEDFLFTNGRGGRLTEASIQKIVALAAAKAGIGKTVSPHTLRHSFATHLLENGTDIRYIQELLGHAKLQTTQIYTHVASNNIKNITSPPDL; this is encoded by the coding sequence ATGAATACACATTATCGGCCGAGTCGGGACCCGATAATTTTGTTAAAACAAGAGATGAAGTTACGTGGTTTCAGCGACAAAACAATCAAAAGCTATATCCATTATATTAATGATTGCTTGCGTTTTGCTGGTACGGACCCGCGCAGCGCGTCTCAAAAAGATGTGCGGGCATATTTGGAATACTTAGCGGACGAGAATCTTTCTGCTTCCACTATTAATACTGCTTATAGCGCCCTGCTGTTTTATTTTGGCAAAATTCTAAACCGTAATTTTTTTGTCAAAATACCGCGCATTAAGAAAGAAAAACATTTGCCCGTTGTATTGTCTCACGAAGAAATTAATAGAATGATTGGGCTGTCTGTTAATCCTAAGCATAGATGTATTTTATCCCTTCTTTATGGCACCGGCGTGCGGGTGAGCGAATTGACGCATATCAAAATGTGCGATATTGATTTGGACCGTATGGTTTTGCGGATATATCAAGGCAAGGGGAAAAAAGATCGCTTAACAATTTTGCCGGCAACTTTGAAAAAAATATTATCCCAGCAGCAGGGATTGAAAACATCGGAAGATTTTTTGTTTACCAATGGCCGGGGCGGAAGATTAACCGAGGCCAGCATCCAAAAAATTGTCGCTTTGGCTGCCGCCAAGGCCGGAATAGGGAAAACAGTGTCGCCCCATACCCTGCGCCACAGTTTTGCCACCCATTTGCTTGAAAATGGAACTGATATAAGGTATATTCAGGAATTATTGGGGCATGCCAAATTGCAGACCACCCAAATTTACACGCATGTGGCGAGCAATAATATTAAAAACATAACAAGTCCGCCGGATTTATAA